Part of the Streptomyces sp. NBC_01353 genome, CCTCGGCCCGATCACGGTCGACACCAACGCTGCCTCGGCCGCCGTCTCCCTCGCGCCGGGCGCGCCCGCGGGCGTCAAGCTCGTGGACAAGGACGGCAAGGTCGTCTCCAACGTCTCCAACGGCAGCCAGGTCTTCTTCGACGTTCCGGCCGGCACGCCCGACGGCGCCGCCGAGCTGGCGGTCAAGGCCGACACGACGGTCCCGATCGGCCGCGCGTTCGTCTCCACCAAGGTCAAGAGCCAGACCCTGATCCTGGCGGGCACCAGCACCTCCAGCGTCACGGCGAAGGCCACCGCCACGTGGGCGAAGAAGGGTGCGATCCCGGCCGTCACGGCCGAGAAGAACTGCGCCAAGGGCGGCCTGGACGTCACGGCCTCCAACGAGGGTGACGAGGACTTCACCTTCGAGCTCAAGGGCAAGAAGGTCACCATCGGCGCCGGCAAGTCGGAGACGGTGACGATCCCGCTGGCCGAGGACGAGGCCTACGACTTCACGATCACCGGCCCGAACGGCTTCGAGAAGAACTTCAAGGGCGTTCTCGACTGCAAGACGGCCACCCCGGGCCCGCTCCCGTCGGAGACCCCGTCGACCGAGCCGTCCCCGACCACGCCGGCCACCACCACGGGCGGCTCCACCACCGGTTCCACGACCGGCGGCGGCGACCTGGCCGAGACCGGTAGCTCCAACGCCACCCCGATGATCGCCGGCATCGCCGCGCTCCTCGTGGTCCTCGGCGGCGGCGCGGTCTTCTTCCTCCGCAAGAAGAAGACGGCCGGCCAGTAGTACCCGAAGCAGTACCCGCCTCACGGCACCCACCGGCCCCGGTGCGCGACTCGCGCGCCGGGGCCGGTGTCGTACCACGGCGACGGCCCTCGGGGCCGGGCCTGTGCGATCACAGGCATCGTCACGGCCTGGACCCGCGGACGAGGCGCGC contains:
- a CDS encoding Cys-Gln thioester bond-forming surface protein yields the protein MFSVRRRGVARLAAATVVSGLVAAGAIAIAGPAAADEGADGTGGATATLGKLTVFDKVEIKGQGKYSAGLFEMQVTPGGSLQTYCIDLYTGAKTGQEYKEVGWDQSSLHNNQNAGKIRWILQNSYPQVNDLAALAKKVGAKNLTEKTAAAATQAAIWHFSDNVEATPVNKNAQKLTEYLEKNAENLTEPKPSLSLSPASVAGKSGERLGPITVDTNAASAAVSLAPGAPAGVKLVDKDGKVVSNVSNGSQVFFDVPAGTPDGAAELAVKADTTVPIGRAFVSTKVKSQTLILAGTSTSSVTAKATATWAKKGAIPAVTAEKNCAKGGLDVTASNEGDEDFTFELKGKKVTIGAGKSETVTIPLAEDEAYDFTITGPNGFEKNFKGVLDCKTATPGPLPSETPSTEPSPTTPATTTGGSTTGSTTGGGDLAETGSSNATPMIAGIAALLVVLGGGAVFFLRKKKTAGQ